A region from the Onychomys torridus chromosome 22, mOncTor1.1, whole genome shotgun sequence genome encodes:
- the LOC118572627 gene encoding vomeronasal type-2 receptor 116-like gives MAKQDGVTLVGIGKESLSPLHSDGNVRIVAFFTLFYYHCTKIHLFKCEDKQTIRFKLRSYQFSLAFIFAVEEINRSTHILPNISLGFELYNVENNLRDIMQQGFFCLTGMGINIPNYTCRRKKKAIALLTGTEWETSVQVGRLLNLYKYPQITFGPFDTMLSDRVQFSSLYQTAQNDMSLSHAIVILMVHFNWTWVGLVLPDDHHGAEILPHLRREMDRNRVCVAFVEMILDSQIYSHYDTRSIHRNIQKSSANVVFLYDVIHYLYCLILCIQIHSITWEVWIIKTQWDVTTDAPYFVFDPFHGSLIFAQHHAEISDFRKFIQTYRPSKYPEDYILALLWNIHFNCSFSGPDCKILDNCLPNASLEMLPGNALEMEMTEEGYNVYNSVYAVAHSLHEMTMKQIQIHPHENTHPWELHPYLKDIHYKNGAGKLMVLDSQRKLETEYDILNLWNFPDGLRQKMKVGIFSPKAPQGQELFLSDHMLQWATGFAEPPRSVCSESCVPGFRKSPQEGKALCCYDCTPCPDNEISNETDMDHCVRCPESHYANTEQNHCLEKAVTFLAYEDRFGKVLTYLALGFSLLTADVLGVFVKYHHTPIVKANNQALSYILLTILTFCFLCPLLFIGHPNTATCILQQSTFAVLFTLALSSVLAKTVTVVLAFKITFPGRLIRWIMISRATNLIIPVCTLIQLVICGIWLSTSPPFIDSDAYTEHGHIIILCNKGSTIAFHSVLVYLCCMALGNYVMAYLSRNLPHTFNEAKFITFSMLVFFSVWITFLPVYHSTKGKLMVAMEVFSILASSAGLLGCIFLPKCYIILFRPHRNVLHHVRNKGHCGRNVNLTV, from the exons ATGGCAAAACAGGATGGAGTGACTTTAGTTGGAATAGGGAAGGAG TCACTAAGTCCTTTACATAGTGATGGAAATGTGAGGATTGTTGCATTTTTTACACTTTTTTATTATCATTGcacaaaaatacatctttttaaatgtGAAGATAAACAAACGATACG GTTCAAGTTGAGGAGCTACCAGTTTTCTTTGGCCTTCATATTTGCTGTTGAGGAGATCAACAGGAGCACTCACATTTTACCCAACATATCTCTAGGATTTGAGCTCTACAATGTAGAAAACAATCTACGGGATATTATGCAGCAAGGTTTTTTTTGTCTCACAGGAATGGGAATAAACATTCCCAATTACACatgtagaaggaagaaaaaggctaTTGCTTTACTTACAGGAACTGAATGGGAAACATCTGTACAAGTTGGGAGACTGCTGAATCTCTACAAATATCCACAG ATTACTTTTGGGCCATTTGACACTATGCTAAGTGACAGAGTCCAGTTCTCTTCTCTCTACCAGACAGCACAAAATGACATGTCTCTGTCACATGCCATTGTCATTTTGATGGTTCATTTCAACTGGACCTGGGTGGGACTGGTCCTCCCAGATGACCACCATGGGGCTGAGATTCTACCACACTTGAGAAGAGAGATGGACAGGAACAGAGTGTGTGTGGCTTTTGTAGAAATGATTCTGGACAGCCAGATTTACTCACACTATGACACCAGATCAATTCATCGAAATATCCAGAAATCATCTGCAAATGTTGTCTTCCTTTATGATGTCATTCACTATTTATATTGTCTAAtattatgtatacaaatacaTTCAATTACTTGGGAAGTCTGGATCATTAAGACACAATGGGATGTAACTACTGATGCTCCTTATTTCGTATTTGATCCATTCCATGGTAGTCTCATTTTTGCACAACACCATGCTGAGATTTCTGATTTTAGGAAGTTTATCCAGACATACAGGCCTTCCAAATATCCAGAAGACTATATTCTCGCTCTTCTGTGGAACATACATTTCAATTGCTCATTTTCTGGACCTGACTGTAAAATTTTGGATAACTGTCTACCCAATGCTTCCTTGGAAATGTTGCCTGGAAATGCTTTGGAAATGGAGATGACTGAAGAGGGTTACAATGTATATAATTCTGTATATGCTGTGGCTCACAGTCTCCATGAGATGACTATGAAACAAATACAAATTCACCCCCATGAAAATACCCATCCTTGGGAG CTTCACCCTTATCTCAAGGATATCCATTACAAAAATGGTGCTGGAAAACTTATGGTTTTGGATTCACAAAGGAAATTAGAAACAGAATATGATATTCTCAACCTCTGGAATTTTCCAGATGGTCTCAGACAAAAGATGAAAGTTGGAATATTTTCTCCCAAAGCTCCACAGGGCCAAGAACTCTTCTTGTCTGACCATATGCTACAGTGGGCTACAGGATTTGCAGAG CCTCCTCGCTCTGTGTGCAGTGAGAgctgtgttcctggattcagaaAATCCCCCCAGGAGGGCAAGGCTCTCTGCTGCTATGATTGCACTCCTTGTCCGGATaatgagatttccaatgagacag ATATGGATCATTGTGTGAGGTGTCCTGAAAGTCATTATGCAAACACAGAGCAGAACCATTGCCTCGAGAAAGCAGTAACTTTTCTGGCCTATGAAGACCGTTTTGGGAAGGTACTCACCTACTTGGCTTTGGGCTTCTCTTTATTAACAGCTGATGTTCTTGGGGTCTTTGTGAAGTATCACCACACTCCCATTGTTAAGGCCAACAATCAGGCTCTCTCTTACATCCTGCTCACCATTCTgaccttctgttttctctgtccattGCTATTCATTGGCCATCCCAACACAGCCACTTGTATCCTGCAGCAGAGCACATTCGCAGTTCTGTTCACTCTGGCTCTCTCCTCAGTCTTGGCCAAAACTGTTACTGTAGTTCTGGCTTTCAAGATCACATTTCCAGGGAGACTGATAAGATGGATAATGATATCAAGAGCTACTAATCTTATTATTCCTGTCTGTACCCTTATTCAACTTGTGATCTGTGGAATTTGGCTGAGCACCTCTCCTCCATTTATTGACTCAGATGCTTACACTGAACATGGCCACATAATTATTCTATGCAACAAGGGCTCCACTATTGCTTTCCATTCTGTCCTGGTATACCTCTGCTGCATGGCACTTGGGAACTATGTTATGGCTTACCTATCAAGGAACCTGCCtcacacattcaatgaagccaagttcatcACTTTCAGCATGTTGGtgttcttcagtgtgtggatCACTTTTCTCCCTGTCTACCATAGCACCAAGGGGAAACTCATGGTGGCCATGGAAGTCTTCTCTATCTTGGCTTCCAGTGCAGGTCTCCTAGGATGTATCTTTCTCCCCAAGTGCTATATTATTTTGTTCAGACCACATAGGAATGTGCTTCACCATGTCAGGAACAAAGGACATTGTGGAAGAAATGTGAATCTTACAGTTTAG